The Candidatus Methylomirabilota bacterium DNA segment CGACTCTACTCTGCTCGCTCCGGACCTGATGGCCGTCGAGGCCGCCAACGCATGGTGGAAGAAGCTCCGTCGTCATGAGATGGAGCGGGCGGACGTCGAGCAGGCCATCACGAATTTGCTTGCCCTGGGAATCGCCTGGACGCCTTCGGCGATGCTCCTACCGTCTGCCGCTCGATTGGCCGTCGACCTCGGGCATCCGGTCTATGACTGCCTCTACCTCGCGCTCGCTGTCTCGCACGCCGCCCCTATCGCGACTGCCGACAAGCGACTTCAGCAGGCGGCGGGGCGAATCGGCGTCCGGGTCAAGAACTGACCTCGGGGCCACCTCGGGCCTCAAAGTAGCGCGCGGCGCCGGACCTCGGGCAGGACCTCGCGCCCGAGCAGCTCGATCCCCGCCAGGATGTCGTCCTGCCGCATCCCGGGCCAGCTCACCCGCATGGTGGCGTGGGTGACGCCGGCCTTGTGCTGGGCGAGCAGGGCTTCGATTACCTGCGAGGGTGAGCCGAGGGCGAACCGGTTCTTGGCCAAGCGTCGCAGCTGGTCTTCGGGCTTTGCGGCGGGATCGATGGTGATGCCGGCGAGGCCCCACGACAGGTAGGCGGAGTACTTCTCCAGCAGGAACGGCGCTGCGCGGCGGACCGCCTTGTCCTCGTCGGGCGCGCATACAACTTCGAGCAAACGACAGATGTGCGGGCTCGGCGGTAGACCCGCCGCGGTCCGGGCCGCGGAGAAGGTACCCGCCTGAGCGGCGAACTCGTCCACGGTGGGGATCGGCACCACCAGCCAGCCGTCTGCGATGCGGGCCGCGCGCGCGATCCCGGCGGGCACCTGCGAGCCGACCAGGATCGGCGGCCGTGGCTGCTGCAACGGCCGCGGATGGATGCTGACGTCGTCGAGCTGCCAGTGGCGTCCATGGTGCGTGACGCGGTCCTCGGTCCAGAGGCGACGGATGATCTCGACGCCCTCCGTGAGGCGGCTCACGCGCTCGGCCATCGGCACCTTGAAGACGGCGAACTCCTCGGTCCGGTAGCCGAGCCCGACACCGAGCATGAACCGCCCGCCGGTGATCACGTCAAGGAAGGCGCCGACCTCGGCCAGCTCGACCGGATTGTGGAGCGGCAGCAGGACCAGGTTCGTTCCCACCCACATTCCCTCGACCTCGGCGGCGAGGCGCTGGAGCATCGGTAGGAGGGGGAAGTAGTGGAATCCCGGAGTAACGTGATGCTCCCCTCCCCAGATCGAGTCGAACCCCAACCTACGGATCAGCCGCGCCTGCTCCACCGTCTCGGCGAAGCGGCGGGCGGGGTCGTCGCCGGCAGGGTGCTGCGCGTTCAGGTAGATTCCGAGCTTCACGTCTACGCCACGACGGCGGGATCGACGCGGAGCACCGCATAGCCGCCCACGGCGCCCGCGCCGAAGCCCGGCGCGAAGACCCGCATCGGCCGGGTGATCACACCCTCCCGGACTGCATCATGGAGCGCGATCGGGATGCTGGCCGAGGACGTGTTGCCGACGCGCTCGATGTTGAAGTACAGGCGCTCGGGCGCGACGCCGGCCGCCTGGGCGAAGTTCACCACCATGGTCTTGTTGGCCTGGTGCGGCACGATCAGGTCGACCGCGTCGAGGAGGGAGGCGCCGGCGAGTCCGTCCGGATGCGGCAGGGCGCGGAGCTCGTCCAGCATCTGGCCCAGGTAGCGCTTGACCAGCGCACGGACCTCGGGCCCGTAGACCGTGATGTTGTTGTCGAATTCTGGATTCGGCCAGATGATCGAGTCCACCTCCGACATGGGCCCGCTCGCGTAGGTCTGCAGGACCTCGATATCCGGCGCGGTGCCCGCGGGCGCGGGACCGATCACGAGGGCGGCGGCGCCGTCGCCGAAGATCATCCGCGAGGTCCGCACCGTCCCGATCTTGTCCGAGAACTTCTCCCCGCACACGACCAGGATGGGCCGCTCGACTTCCTGGAGCAGCCGCACCGCCTCGCTGAGCCCGTACGGCAGCCCCGCGCAAGCCGCCACGATGTCGCACGACGCGTGGGTCTGGAACATGCCGAGCTGGCCGGAGAGCCAGGTCGCGAGCGACGGCATCATCTTGGAGCTGGTGCAGGAGCAGAACAGCACCGCGCCGATCTCCTCGGCCTTGCGCCCGGACTTCTCGAGGGCGCGGCGGGCCGCGAGGAGGGCCATCTGGTCGAGATCGAGCTCGGTATAGAGGCGTTGCTCGATGCCGGTCTTGTGGCGGATCTCCTCCACCGTCATGGGCGACCAGCAGTACGCCGCGTTGCGGACGAGGTCGTCGTTGGTGCAGGGGCGCTCGCCCTTGTAGACGGCGACGGCCTCGAGCCGCGGCATGACCGTGAAGCGCGCGCGCACATCGAGCGGCGGGTAGGGCCGGATCGGCTGGCGCGACTCCGACGGCGCGGGCCGGCGAGGCTGCACCCGATGCACGCCCTTGACCCGGCGGATGAATCGCAGGACGTCGTCGCCGCGCGGGTGGAAGACCACCACGAAGTCGTCGTCGTGGAGCTGGCCCACCTCGGTGAGGCGGGTCTTGGCGCGGTCCCAGCGGTACTGGTTGTGCAGGACCATCGCCTGCCGCATGAGCGCTTCCAGCTCGGGGACGCCGTGGGCGAACTCGATGATGTCGTCCTGGCCGTAGCCCGGGTAGTCCGGGTCGTAGGCCAGCAGGTGGTAGGTCAGGTTCTTCGGGTTCGCGAGGATCTCGCCGACCGTCGGCTTGATCGCCGGCAGCTCGTCGCCGGCTCCCTTCTTGTGGCGGAAGAGGTCCAGCAAGATGCGGCAGACCTTGTCCTCGGTCCCCTCGTCCCAGGTGGGCGGCAGCGCCCGGTAGGCGGCTTCGATCGAGGCCGTCATCTCGGCGCTGTCCCGTGCCGCGAACACCGGCAGGAAGACATCGTCGCGCTGCCTTGGGACGTCGCGCCAGCGCGTCGGGCGCTTCTCGTACATGGTCATCGCGTAGCGGTTGACCCAGAAGAGGTGGAGCGCGAGGTCGCGCAGGACGTCGTAGCGGCCCTTGTAGCCCCGGGACTCCACGCGCGCGACGATGTCGGCCTCGCTGGGCGCCTTCTCCTCGAAGTCGCGCTTGATGACGGCCGCGAACTGATCGAGCGTCTGGAAGATGGAGAAGTCGAGCTCCGGGAAGAAGTTGAACGGAAAGACGATGCGGCCGTAGCGGTTGATCACGAATGGCTTCATGGCATCTCCCTCGGCGCTGATCGTGCCAGATCGCGAGGGCCGGGTCAAACCGCCGGGGCGATCGCTGTATCGATTCCTCCACGCTCTTGAGCCCGGCCCGGGAAGGAGCTATTCTCCACACCGTGACTGCTAGGGCGAGCAGCGGGGTCCGGTATGCCTGCGTGGCCCCTCTCGCGCGCGTCGACTCTTCGACCGCGTCCGGATCGGATGACGGCCCTATGACGCCGAGCCCGCTCCCCCACTGGAAACACAGACCTCGCATATCGTATATCCGAGGTTTGCATAGCAAGGCGTCAGACGGCCCGCGCTTGCCGGCGAAACCCGCGTTTCTGGTGCGAGATTACCCACGGGCCATGCTCGGCACCGCCGTGCTACGCTGTCGCCGCGCGCTTGGTACACGGCGCTATGCAGTTCCACCGAATTCTAGTTAGGCTTCGCGAGGACGGTCGAGAGGCAGCGGATCCAGTTCAGGAGCGATACGAATGAAAGTTCAAGCGACGGGAGGCGAGATGGTTGGCAGGAGGCTCACGCTCGTTGTCACCGTCGCCCTCGGCCTGCTCGCCGCGCCGTTCGCCGGCGACGCGCAGCAGGCGGGCAAGGTTCACCGTATCGGCTACTTGAGTCAGGGCGGCGGACCGTCGGCCCCACTCGTACAGGCGTTCCGAGATAGTCTGCGCGAGTTTGGCTACGTGGAAGGACAGAACCTCACAATCGAGTGGCGTTTCACGAACAGTGACGAGCAACTGCCCTCCCTCGCGAACGAGTTGATCCAGTTGAAGGTGGAGGCCATCGTGACTACCGGAGGACCAGCGACTCGCGCTGTCAAGCAGGCGACGGGCACGATCCCCATCATTATGACCTTCAGCGGCGACCCAGTCGGCACCGGGCTCATCGCCAGTCTCGCTCGACCCGGTGGAAACCTCACAGGTCTGTCCTTCATGTCTCCCGACCTGAGCGCCAAGCGACTGGAACTGCTCAGGGAGGCGTTCCCGAAGATCACCCGGGTTGCTGCGCTCTGGAATCCCGACGACCCCGTCTACGCCCTCGAGCTCAGCCGGACAGAGGCTGCTGCCCGAGCGCTCGGCATCACGCTGCAGCCGATCGAGGTGCGAGTGCGGGGCGACTTCGAGGCCGCGTTTGCCGCCATGGCGAGCCACCGCGCCGACGCGCTGATCGCGTTCGCCCACACCCTGACGATTCAGGGTCGGCGCGAACTCATCGACCTGGCCAACCGCTCTCGGCTGCCAACGATGTACGGACTGAGAGAGTTCGTGAACGATGGCGGCCTCATCGCCTACGGGCCGAGCCTCTCGGCGTTGTATCGACGGGCGGCCTTCTACGTCGACAAGATCCTCAAAGGCGCCAAGCCCGCCGACCTCCCCGTCGAGCAGCCCACCAGGTTTGAGCTCGTGGTCAATCTCAAGACCGCAAAGGCGCTCGGCCTAACGATTCCGCCGTCGCTGCTGCTACGGGCAGATCACGTCGTCGAGTGATGGCGTACATCCAATGGTGCAGACAGCGTGAGCGGTCGGGGAGATAGGTGACACATCAGTCTAGGGACATGGGTGACACTGTCTTGCGAACCCACCGGCCCTTGTGATCCTCGATCTTCAGGCGCCGCTCGTCCATGCGTCCGAGCTTGCACGACCCGAAGTATACATCCCACAGCCCGTCGCCCACTTCCTCGAGGCCGACGTACTCGCCGGCCAGCGTGTGGGTGACGCAGACCCAGTGCGCCTTCCATCGGATGCCGCTGTTGCGACTGACGAGACGCATTTCGAAGTGTCCCGGGTACTCGATCGGCGCCAGCGTCGCAGGAAGCGCTCGCGCCGACGGTGCGTAGGCCGAGGCCGGGGGCTCCTGGTTCAGGGCTTCGTGCGGCCGCTCGTCGTTGTACTCGAGCCGGAAGGCGTTGAAGCGCTTCTGCTGCGCCGGCAAGTTGCCGCCGGGCGGCCGCGTGGTCTCCGCCTTCAGGGTCCGATGCATGCGCTCGTGGCGGCCATTCTGTTCCGGGTGCGCCGGCTCGATCAGCTCGGGAGTGATCCCCAGCCGGATCCACCACACCGACAGCGTCGACAGGCGCCCCAGGGCCGTCGTCGCGAAGGGCACCCCGTTGTCCGTCCGGATGATCCGCGGCAGGCCGTACTCCGTGAACAGCCGCTGAAAGACCGGCCGCGCGAGGTCGATGGCCGTCGACCTGAGCCCCTGGCACCCGAGCAGGTACCGGCTGTAGCCGTCCACCACCGTCAACGGGTAGCAGTACGCCCCGTCGCGCGTCCGAAACTGCCCCTTGAAGTCCGCCGTCCAGATGGCGTTGGGCGCGTCCATCGGCGTCATGGGACGGCCCGGATGGCCCGGATACTGCCGCCGCCGCCGACCGGTCACCAAGCCGTGCCGCTTGAGCAGCTCGCTGCCCGTGCTCTGCGCGGGCCATGCCCAATCCGGGTGACGTCGGGAGAGAATGCTCAGCAGTTTCTTGGCCCCCCAGGTGGGGTGCCGGCGTCGGCACTCGAGCAGCGCCTCCACGACTCTCGCCGGCGTCTGATGGGCGCAGGCATGCGGCCGGCGCGATCGATCCACCAGCCCGGCGGGGCCATCAGCCTCGTACCGCTCGATCCACTTGTAGGCGGTCTTCCGACTGACCCCGAAGTGGCGGCACAATTCGGAGAGCGAGAGGTACTTCCGCTGCAGGTCGGCGATGAAGCGAACGCGTTGGTCCATGGGTGACACCTCGTTCCACGGCATCTGGGCACCTCCCGGGGTGCCTCAGTGTTAGCGAACTGTCACCCATGTCCCTGGACTAAACTGTCACCCATGTCCCCGGACCGTACCGGGCGCTGGCCTAACAATCGCGTGCAGGCGACGGGAAACAGCCTCCGCTCGTCCCTCGCTGCGGCTGTTTCCCGCGCCTGACGCGTGGCGTTGGGCAGACAAATGACGTGCGCGACGACAATGACGACTCAAGCGCTCCTCTTCGGTGGCGGTGGATTGCCTAGTGGGGCACGGATGGTGGTGAGGCACACCGCTACCCGGCTCGCCACCGCCGTCATCCTTCTGCTTCTCGCCGCACCACTCGCCGCCGACGCGCAGCCGACTGGGAAGGTGTACCGAATCGGTTTCATCCAGACCGCGGCGCCTAATGAGATGGAGCACCTCACAAAGGCGCTGGACGAGGGGCTGCGAGAGCTCGGCTACGTGGAGGGGCGGAATATAGTGTTTGAGCGGCGGTTTGCCGAGGGAAAGCAAGAGCGGCTCCCCGCCCTCGCGGCGGAGCTCGTCCGGCTCAACATCGACGTCATCGTGACGGGAGCGAATCCGGTGATCGCTGCGGTCAAGCAAGCGACGGCGACGATCCCGGTCGTCATGGCGGTATCGAGAGATCCTGTGGGCGCGGGGTTCATCGCGAGCCTAGCACGGCCTGGGGGAAACATCACGGGATTCGCCAACGATCCCACTCCCGAAATCATCGGGAAAAATCTGGAGCTTTTGAAGGAGGCTGCCCCACGAGTCTCTCGCGTGGCCTTTTTGTGGAATCCTGTCCCTCCGGGTGCGGGAACCTACAAGAACGCGGTCGAGAGTGCCGCCCGGAAGCTGGGCGTAACATTCCAGTCCGTAGAGGTTCGGGGGCGCAACGAATTCGAGGGCGCGTTCGCTGCAATGGTCCGCGAGCGCGCCAACGGGGTCGTGGTGGCCGCGGACCC contains these protein-coding regions:
- a CDS encoding type II toxin-antitoxin system VapC family toxin; its protein translation is MTPRRAARAPARRMRERGSRYTSAISEPIVVDASIAFLWFANEADRSGADELLEGDSTLLAPDLMAVEAANAWWKKLRRHEMERADVEQAITNLLALGIAWTPSAMLLPSAARLAVDLGHPVYDCLYLALAVSHAAPIATADKRLQQAAGRIGVRVKN
- a CDS encoding LLM class flavin-dependent oxidoreductase, encoding MKLGIYLNAQHPAGDDPARRFAETVEQARLIRRLGFDSIWGGEHHVTPGFHYFPLLPMLQRLAAEVEGMWVGTNLVLLPLHNPVELAEVGAFLDVITGGRFMLGVGLGYRTEEFAVFKVPMAERVSRLTEGVEIIRRLWTEDRVTHHGRHWQLDDVSIHPRPLQQPRPPILVGSQVPAGIARAARIADGWLVVPIPTVDEFAAQAGTFSAARTAAGLPPSPHICRLLEVVCAPDEDKAVRRAAPFLLEKYSAYLSWGLAGITIDPAAKPEDQLRRLAKNRFALGSPSQVIEALLAQHKAGVTHATMRVSWPGMRQDDILAGIELLGREVLPEVRRRALL
- a CDS encoding 3-oxoacyl-[acyl-carrier-protein] synthase III C-terminal domain-containing protein, producing MKPFVINRYGRIVFPFNFFPELDFSIFQTLDQFAAVIKRDFEEKAPSEADIVARVESRGYKGRYDVLRDLALHLFWVNRYAMTMYEKRPTRWRDVPRQRDDVFLPVFAARDSAEMTASIEAAYRALPPTWDEGTEDKVCRILLDLFRHKKGAGDELPAIKPTVGEILANPKNLTYHLLAYDPDYPGYGQDDIIEFAHGVPELEALMRQAMVLHNQYRWDRAKTRLTEVGQLHDDDFVVVFHPRGDDVLRFIRRVKGVHRVQPRRPAPSESRQPIRPYPPLDVRARFTVMPRLEAVAVYKGERPCTNDDLVRNAAYCWSPMTVEEIRHKTGIEQRLYTELDLDQMALLAARRALEKSGRKAEEIGAVLFCSCTSSKMMPSLATWLSGQLGMFQTHASCDIVAACAGLPYGLSEAVRLLQEVERPILVVCGEKFSDKIGTVRTSRMIFGDGAAALVIGPAPAGTAPDIEVLQTYASGPMSEVDSIIWPNPEFDNNITVYGPEVRALVKRYLGQMLDELRALPHPDGLAGASLLDAVDLIVPHQANKTMVVNFAQAAGVAPERLYFNIERVGNTSSASIPIALHDAVREGVITRPMRVFAPGFGAGAVGGYAVLRVDPAVVA
- a CDS encoding ABC transporter substrate-binding protein translates to MVGRRLTLVVTVALGLLAAPFAGDAQQAGKVHRIGYLSQGGGPSAPLVQAFRDSLREFGYVEGQNLTIEWRFTNSDEQLPSLANELIQLKVEAIVTTGGPATRAVKQATGTIPIIMTFSGDPVGTGLIASLARPGGNLTGLSFMSPDLSAKRLELLREAFPKITRVAALWNPDDPVYALELSRTEAAARALGITLQPIEVRVRGDFEAAFAAMASHRADALIAFAHTLTIQGRRELIDLANRSRLPTMYGLREFVNDGGLIAYGPSLSALYRRAAFYVDKILKGAKPADLPVEQPTRFELVVNLKTAKALGLTIPPSLLLRADHVVE
- a CDS encoding IS481 family transposase, yielding MDQRVRFIADLQRKYLSLSELCRHFGVSRKTAYKWIERYEADGPAGLVDRSRRPHACAHQTPARVVEALLECRRRHPTWGAKKLLSILSRRHPDWAWPAQSTGSELLKRHGLVTGRRRRQYPGHPGRPMTPMDAPNAIWTADFKGQFRTRDGAYCYPLTVVDGYSRYLLGCQGLRSTAIDLARPVFQRLFTEYGLPRIIRTDNGVPFATTALGRLSTLSVWWIRLGITPELIEPAHPEQNGRHERMHRTLKAETTRPPGGNLPAQQKRFNAFRLEYNDERPHEALNQEPPASAYAPSARALPATLAPIEYPGHFEMRLVSRNSGIRWKAHWVCVTHTLAGEYVGLEEVGDGLWDVYFGSCKLGRMDERRLKIEDHKGRWVRKTVSPMSLD
- a CDS encoding ABC transporter substrate-binding protein translates to MVVRHTATRLATAVILLLLAAPLAADAQPTGKVYRIGFIQTAAPNEMEHLTKALDEGLRELGYVEGRNIVFERRFAEGKQERLPALAAELVRLNIDVIVTGANPVIAAVKQATATIPVVMAVSRDPVGAGFIASLARPGGNITGFANDPTPEIIGKNLELLKEAAPRVSRVAFLWNPVPPGAGTYKNAVESAARKLGVTFQSVEVRGRNEFEGAFAAMVRERANGVVVAADPVLLGPRSQVVLLAARSRLPAVYVQREFAEAGGLMSYGPNLADQFRRAAIYVDKILKGAKPGDLPVEQASKFELVINLKTAKALGLTIPPSLLLRADHILE